The following are encoded together in the Bactrocera neohumeralis isolate Rockhampton chromosome 6, APGP_CSIRO_Bneo_wtdbg2-racon-allhic-juicebox.fasta_v2, whole genome shotgun sequence genome:
- the LOC126762420 gene encoding vanin-like protein 3 — MGPLFVNIFLNCLLGIALQAVGSQASDINDSHFIAGVVEFRPDFIGLTTEQLIAKHTEAYIEILSSPEALETDIVVFPESTLNNEFNTTYVPAPEEVVIPCLLANQSSRYEPYLIALSCAARDNRKYVIINLTEKEDCAANAAVDPRPCATNGLNIYNSNVVFDREGRVISRYRKVNIYVERKNTTYQPEFAIFDTDFGVRFAHFICFDLLFYTPAEELVAKYGIRNIILTSMFASETPFLTAVQLQQSWAWGNNVTLLAAGGSYPQSGATGSGIYAGSNGSLVSAMIGNTGVRQIYVAKVPKFAGKSLYTSTPETHTTAAAQPQTGVRLLRDPQLDNFNSQLLQLNASSAISVELCAETLCCSLIAETTTTENSYGNGTTSDAYQYRFGVFTGTRSYEKEQYSDVAICAIYACTDGTVSSCGLLFPANTTIMPKFAFKRLQIEGSFQKTERLLIMPNTLDLSFYSLQPAQVAWNLANESKSYEAAIELKASADNLLAFGIYANYYDSSSGAHKYGSSVLILSTSVLLWIGAYVTDLYIYDILILFKWIK; from the exons ATGGGGCCATTGTTcgtaaatattttccttaactGTTTGCTAGGCATTGCGCTTCAAGCAGTTGGTAGTCAG GCCTCAGACATCAACGATTCCCACTTTATTGCTGGCGTAGTGGAATTTCGACCAGACTTTATTGGCCTAACGACCGAGCAATTGATTGCCAAACACACAGAGGCATACATAGAGATACTCTCATCACCTGAGGCGCTAGAGACTGATATTGTAGTCTTTCCGGAGAGCACACTTAACAATGAATTTAATACGACCTATGTACCAGCACCTGAGGAAGTTGTCATACCATGTTTGCTGGCTAATCAAAGCAGTCGCTATGAGCCCTATTTGATCGCGCTTTCCTGTGCAGCCCGAGACAATCGCAAATATGTGATCATTAATTTGACGGAGAAGGAAGATTGCGCAGCCAACGCAGCCGTCGATCCACGGCCTTGTGCCACAAATggcttaaatatatacaattcgAATGTGGTATTCGATCGAGAGGGACGCGTCATATCGCGTTATCGCAAGGTGAATATCTATGTAGAGCGTAAAAATACCACTTATCAGCCAGAATTCGCAATATTCGATACGGATTTCGGCGTGCGTTTTGCACACTTCATATGCTTCGATTTGCTCTTTTATACACCGGCCGAGGAATTGGTGGCTAAATATGGCATTAGGAATATCATACTCACCAGTATGTTCGCCTCCGAAACGCCATTTCTAACAG CCGTTCAGCTGCAGCAGTCGTGGGCTTGGGGCAACAATGTCACCTTACTCGCCGCCGGCGGCAGTTATCCCCAGTCAGGCGCCACGGGTTCAGGTATCTATGCCGGTAGTAATGGTAGCTTAGTATCAGCTATGATCGGCAACACCGGCGTTCGCCAAATCTATGTGGCGAAAGTGCCGAAATTTGCTGGAAAAAGCCTGTATACCTCTACACCAGAAACACACACTACAGCTGCAGCGCAACCCCAAACCGGAGTTAGATTACTGCGCGATCCACAGTTGGATAACTTCAATTCACAGCTACTGCAGTTAAATGCTTCTTCCGCGATTTCAGTCGAGCTCTGTGCCGAAACGCTCTGCTGTAGTCTGATTGCcgaaacaacaactacagaaaATTCTTACGGTAATGGCACTACCTCTGATGCTTACCAATACCGCTTTGGCGTCTTCACTGGGACGCGTTCGTATGAGAAGGAGCAGTACAGCGATGTAGCCATTTGTGCTATATATGCTTGTACCGATGGCACAGTCTCGAGCTGTGGTCTCTTATTCCCTGCAAATACGACCATAATGCCGAAGTTTGCTTTCAAACGTTTACAAATTGAGGGGAGCTTTCAAAAGACCGAACGTTTGTTGATTATGCCAAATACACTTGATTTGAGCTTTTATTCCCTGCAACCAGCTCAGGTGGCTTGGAACCTCGCCAATGAAag CAAATCATATGAGGCTGCAATAGAGTTAAAAGCCTCTGCTGACAATCTTCTGGCTTTTGGCATTTACGCCAATTACTATGACAGTTCATCGGGGGCACACAAATATGGCAGCTCTGTGTTAATATTGTCAACAAGTGTTCTACTTTGGATTGGCGCCTATGTCACAGATCTTTATATATACGATATTTTAATTCTGTTTAAATggattaaataa